Part of the Triticum aestivum cultivar Chinese Spring chromosome 4D, IWGSC CS RefSeq v2.1, whole genome shotgun sequence genome is shown below.
acctactcgaggacgagcaggaattaagcttggggatgcttgatacgtctccaacgtatctataattttttattgttccatgctatattatattctgttttggacattattgggctttattatacacttttatattatttttgggactaacctattaaccggaggcccagcccagaattgctgttttttgcctatttcagagtttcgcagaaaaagaatatcaaacggagtccaaatggaatgaaaccttcgggaatgtgattttcggaacgaacgtgatccagaggacttggaccctacatcaagacatcaaccaggagggcacgaggtaggggcgcgcctaccccccgggcgcgccctccaccctcgtgggcctcctgttgctccaccgacgtactccttcctcctatatatacctacgtacccccaaactaccagatacggagccaaaagcctaattccagcgccgcaaccttctgtacctatgagatcccatcttggggcctgttccggagctccgccggagggggcatgaatcacggagggcttctacatcaacaccatagcctctccgatggtgtgtgagtagtttacctcagaccttcgggtccatagttattagctagatggcttcttctctctttttggatttcaatacaatgttctccccctctcttgtggagatctatccgatgtaatcttcttttgttgtgtgtttgttgagaccgatgaattgtgggtttatgatcaagtttatctatgaacaatatttgaatcttctctgaattcttttatgtatgattggttatcgttgcaagtctctttgaattatcagtttggtttggcctactagattgatctttcttgcaatgggagaagtgtttagctttgggtttaatcttgcggtgtcctttcccagtgacagtaggggcagcaaggcacgtattgtatttttgccatcgaggataacaagatggggtttatatcatattgcatgagtttatcccactacatcatgtcatcttgcttaaagcgttactctgttcttatgaacttaatactctagatgcatgctgtattgcggtcgatgtgtggagtaatagtagtagatgcaggcaggaatcggtctacttgtctcggacgtgatgcctatatacatgatcatacctagatattctcataactatgctcaattctgtcaattgctcaacagtaatttgttcacccaccgtaaatacttatgctcttgagagaagccactagtaaaatctatggcccccgggtctattttccatcatattaatcttccaacacttagttatttttattgcttcctattttactttgcatctttatcataaaaataccaaaaatagtatcttatcatatctatcagatctcactctcggtagtgaccgtgtagggattgacaaccccttatcgcgttcgttgcgaggatttatttgtttgtgtaggtgcgagggactcgtgcgtggcctcctactggattgataccttggttctcaaaaactgagggaaatacttatgctactttgctgcatcaccctttcctcttcaagggaaaaccaacgcagtgctcaggaggtagcagaagcccacagagcatcagagattggccagaagagtcccgaggcacccacgagggtgggggcgcgccctaccccctgggtgcgccccctacctcgtggccgcctcggggacccccctgacttgttctcgacgccaaaacctcttatatatacccaaacttcgagaacataacctagatcgagagttccgccgccgcaagcctcagtagccaccgaaaaccaatcggggccttgttccggcaccctgccggaggggagatccctcaccggtggccatcttcaacatcatggtgctccccatgacgaggagggagtagttcaccctcggggctgagggtatgtaccagtagctatgtgtttgatctctctctctctcgtgttcttgatttggcacgatcttgatgtatcgcgagctttactattatagttggatcttatgatgtttctccccctctactctcttgtgatggattgagttttccctttgaagttatcttatcggattgagtctttaaggattcgagaacacttgatgtatgtcttgcgtgggatacctgtggtgacaatggggtattctattgattcacttgatgtatgttttggtgatcaacttgcgggttccgtgaccttgggaatctatgcataggggttggcacacgttttcgtcttgactctccggtagaaactttggggcactctttgaggttctatgtgttgattgaatagatgaatctgagattgtgtgatgcatatcgtacaatcatacccacggatacttgaggtaacattggagtatctaggtgacattagggttttggttgatttgtgtcttaaggtgttattctagtatgaactctatgatagatcgaacggaaagaatgacttcatgttattttactacggactcttgaatagatcgatcggaaaggataactttgaggtggtttcgtaccctaccataatgtcttcgtttgttctccactattaatgACTTtatagtgactctttgttgcatgttaagggatagttatatcCTCCCGCCTTTACTGGGTTTTTTCGTCTCTCCTTCCCACCTCCCAGTTCTAAAAAAAACAACCAAAACCACGTCCGCGGCGCCTCCCAGTTCGCACCTCCCTCGCACGAACTACGCTGGAAAAACGGACAAAAAAAGACCTACGAAATTAAACCAGCGAGAAAAGTTCCAGAGCGAACCAGAGAGGCGTCCACAGAGCCCTCGAGCGAGAGGACATCCCTTCCCCACCGCCATCGCGCTATCTCCGTACAAAGCAGCCTCAGATCCCTATctccgttcgccgccgccgccgccgccgatcccctcGCCATCGCGCTCGCAATAAGGATCGAGGGCTCGAGAGGGCTCCAGAGTGTTTCGTTTCCCCTCTGGCCCTTCCGCGTGTCTCCTCCTATCTCCGTACCGATGGCCGCGTatttgccgcctcctccttcccccgTCCATTGTGAGGGCGCCTGCGTCACACACAGACCCTGCCCCATCCTGTATGTTGGTCGTTGATGGGGTGAGAGGCGCGACCACGATCCAGTTGGGATCTCGGTGTGGACTCGTTCGTTGTGATGGAGGACGGCGCTGCCTCCCTGGTGAATGGGATCAAAGGGAGGGACGTGAAAGTCGACGAGGCAGCGGCTGGGAGCCCGGCGGTGAACACTGGAGTTCGTCCGGGGGGCGATCTGAGGCCACCTCAATCGCCGGTGGAGGAGGCTTCCCATCCATGTGTTCCTTCCCTCTCCCAATTCCTTGCTTCCCATCGGAATCCTAGATGGGAGCTGCTGGCCTACAACAGCGAGCAGCCGCTGGCCTACCTAAAAGGTCAGCAATTTTCGTCCCTGCATTTCTTGTATTTTAATTGATCGTTTTAGATTGTACAAGATGCTCACGATCTGTTTTCTGAAATTGCTGGGATAGTGTTAAGGAATAGGCAAACACCGTATTCCATCTCATGTTTTTCCTCAATCCTTGTCCTTCTAGGCATCCATCACATGTTCGGTAATGACATAATGTTGATGCATAGTGCAGACTGGCTTTTTTAATCACGTTAACAAATCGGGTGAGGAGGATTTGATCTTGAACAATAGAATGTCACCAGGTTCTTGTAGAATGTCTCCACATCAGTTTCCAGCATGGTCTCTGCTGTTTGTCCATACGGGCAATGAACATGCCATGTCACGCATACTAACAGAACGTGGATTTTTCATGCATATGCTTCGGAGCCCTGCTATCTTGGCCGTCCGTCTTTCTAGAGAGTCTCGAGATCCGAGGAGTGCTGTGGGCGCTTACAAACTTCATTAACAGGTGGGCGTGTAATACAGAACGGCTGCTTCGTAGGTCCTCAAACGGAACAGTAGCCGGCAGTAGACCTGTGCAGTCTTGTTCTTTTCCTCACGGCTGGATTCATGCAGATGCCCAACAGCGAAGTGACATATCCCAGTCACAGCACCAAAGGCATTGTTTTTTAGGTCTATTATGCAAGGAGGAACAGCTCGTCCGATTCCCTCTAGCAAGTTTTCATCTCGGAGGAAGTCCAATGGCGACCGAGGGCATGCTCCATGGCGGAGTAATCCCTTTCTCCTCCAGGTAAGTGGTTATATGCATCACCATTCCACCTCTACAAATCCGAGCTGCCACAACCCTGTGTTCTAACCATTTTTCCTCATCTTCACCCTCTTCGTATGCAGTCCTGGGTCTCCCAGATCATCTGTCCCCTTCAAGGTCCAACATGAAACTGAAAGAAACACTGAGCATCCCAGAGTAGAGAGTGGCTCCCGTGTTCTTCAATCGTTGGATCAAAACATCCTAGCGCAGCCTACGCGTCCAAGGTATTGAGCTTTTTCAACTAACCTTTCAGATTCAGCGACACCGAAACCACCCAGTTATACCTTACCGGCAAGATAGCCGCTCATTGAACTTTTTACTTGCTTGATGCAGCTCTGTTCTTCTGCGAGCTTCAAGCATTCCTCAACCGGATGGGTCATCTGATTGCGCGCAGAACTGTGTGTCTGGCACAAGCCAACTCGTCGTCCCCGGCTGGAATAAAAGGTCAGCGTGTTAATTATGCCAACGTTTCTGAGATTTAATCCTCTATGAACTGTGGCGCTCGCTTATGCATCCTTTGTCATCGATCTTGGATTGGATTGCTAATTTCTTATTTTGCTCACTGCGGTTCACACGACCAACGCACGGATTAAAAAAGATATTAACTGTATAAAACCCCATTGTCATGCGCAACAGATACTGCATTGCTCTTTGTACGTCAGATTTAGTCTCCATCTCTTCTCGTGACAATTTTAAACTGAAAACCATTGATGCAGAAATCTAAATGACATTTTGGCATCACATTATCTTGTCCTCTGAATATGCATGCATCTCCTTCTCGTAAGCATACGCCATATATCCGGTGCATGATCATAGTTCCCCTTATTCAGAAACGTTGGCTTGTTTCGACAGGAACATCGGTGTTGAGGGTCCTGATTCCCGAGTTACACCTTCTAAAATGTCTGCAATCGAAGAGCGTCTCTTGCAATTAAAGGACCGCACGGGTGATGCAATATTTGAGCCTACAGCAGGCACAACTTTCGACTCTAGCCAGGAAGCATACGATTTCTATAATTTGTATTCAGGGAGTGTGGATTTGGCATCCGTCGCGCAAAAAGTcgcaccaacacaaacaaataCAGGAGCATGCATGAACTCTGTGTTAATGCGCGGTAAATTTGGGGCATGATCTTTTTTCATCACTGATTAAAGATTGAACTACGATTTGTGGTGCTCCAATGATGTCCTTATGTGTTTTTTTGTGATCATAACTAGGGCAAGCCCAAAAGGGAGAATGCATCATCTTGCAAGACTGATTGCAAGGCAATGATCAAATTGTTACGCACAGAAGATCATGGCTAGTACGTGGCTGCCTTTGTCAAAGAACACAATCATAGGCTGTCATCAGGGTACGATCAGAAAATGCAGTGGAACTCTCATAATAGTATTGATGCAATACGTGAAACTTCATAAAAAAATCTCCGAGAGAACAACATCAGTATAAGCAAGGTTTATAGTATTTTGGGTGGTGGTGAAGAGAGCTTGCAAACGGTGCCGTACCGAAAACAAGTCTTGAGAACCCTGTGTGCTAAATATTCACAGGAGTCAATTAAAGATGATTTAGCAAAGACAATGCAGCTATTGCAGCAAATGAAGGCAGAAGACTACAACCTGAGAGTAGAAGTTGATCTGGACGACGCTGAAGGTCGAATTCGTTCAATGCTATGGTGCACCGGGAAGAACCGAGAGGACTACTTGCATTTTGGTGATGTAGTTACATTTGACACCACATACAAGACAAACTTATACATGGCGGTGTACTAATGCGTGAGGAGACAGAGGCAGCATTCAAGTGGGTTTTTAGCACATTCTCTGACTACGAGGACGAACCCCATGATGGAGATGGGCTCCGACGACACCGCACCGGAGTCCGTGCCTGTGCATGCCGGCTGCACCATGGGGCAGGCGCACTACAACGCCGCCATGACGGAGGAGCAGCTAGCGATGGCGCCTATGTTGGCATTCCAGCAGGTGCAGGATGAAGAGCGGTACAACATGTCCCTTCTAGAGTAGCACCGCCTGGCGGAGGGCCAGATAGACGGCGAGCACGCGAAGAAGGAGGCCGTGACGGCCATGGCCCCGGCGAACCCCAACTTCGTCGCGGAGAAGCGTGTGATCTACGAGGCCGTTCGAGCTCAAGCCGCCGCCACGGATGCGCTCCTGCAGGTGATCGCGGACGAGAACAATGCCAGCTGCGCCTCCTACGCGCTGCCGACGAACTATCTGGACGGCCCGGTTGGGCGACAACAGGGTCAGCGCCACTATTTTGATCGTGGACCTCACGTCCACCTACAACAAACAGGTCAATATCCAAAATTAATCTCATTTTAAAAGGTTTGACGCAAGTAGTTTCAACATAGAAAAgaattcaaaaacaaaaaaaatggtttaaaagatatggatgtttTAAATTAGACTAGGTGAAAGACATGGTTGGATTTATTGTGTTGcggaagagagagagagtgagagaatTATTCGGGCACGTTACTGTCATACATGCATGTGAAGTACAGTGTTTTGCTGAAAAGCCAATATTCTTTACAAAAATTATAAATTATGTAAAGCCATATACGGTGTTAGGTGGCACTAGTTGGCTGGTTAGAGCGTTGGCGGTAGGTATTGGTACCGCACAATTTTCATTTTCCACGTAGCATACCCTAGGCAAAACTGacatactcccttcatttttatttactcccatattagaatataaatatttaccataacaaatctatatgatgtgaaagtacatttaataatggatctagtggtattgatttgttattgtacatgttaatattttggtctataaactttgtcaaaatttacaaagcttgactttgatcaaagttaatatgcagagtaaataaaaacggaggaagtATGTTGGAAAAATGATCTTGGAATATGGATGGTTTAAATAGTCAGTTGGATTCTTCAAAAAAAATCAATTAGTTGTATTAAGTAGTCGATTGTAATGTGAAATGGCAGCATCAAAATATATCAAAAGAAAAATCCATCTCGCATTTGGGGACATCATATTTGATGTGGCCGCCCATAAATTGGTCTATTATGTATCGTTGATTAGATGGAATATCTCCAGCGAGCACACGCATCTGAGAAAAATGAAGCAGTTTCAAGCGCGCACAAATTCGGCGTATGGACGAACCGAGGGTCCAATCTATCATGGGACAACTTGCCTCAGTGGTCTCCTCATTAGGCTGATTACATGGTGATCCAGGTCTAAAATTCGGCAGAATAAATTTTTTAGCTGTGCACGCGGATACCTCCATCTAGCTAAGGGTCTGTGATACATTATCCAGACCACCGTCCCTTGCCTCTCTGGCGCGTCCTCCGCTGCTCCGGATGTCATCTCTTTCGTCTCTCGGGGAACTAGTTGAAAACCGCGGTCACCGCCGGGAATTCATACCTGTAGAAGCCGCATGTCTGTGCAACGTAGCCCTTCACGAGAAAAGGCTGGCTCTCCGCCGCATGCAGCACAGCGCCCTTTTTATTTAGTGGTGTGCAGCAGGCTATTGCAAAACAAAAAGTGTGCAGTACAGGCACAGCGCCTGCGAGATTCCTTTCGTCGCTTGTGCGCGGCGGGGCATAGCCCGGTCGGCTACAGTCCCTGCTGGGCCTTAGCCTTATCACCGTCGACCGTCTGCAGATCCAGGATGGTTACAGTTGTTTATTCGTTGGGTGAGAAAACGTAGCTTATTAAGTACAACGATCCATCGCCACGCGTACGGCCCAGATAGCAGGACTCCGAAGCACATGCTGTCTCACATATTATCGCATACTAACAGCACCAATACAGATACTTATGCTTGCTGAATTTAGTAGGTGAGAGGAGACATCAGATCAGGTTGCAATGTCGTTGGCATGGTTGACTGTACAATCTTAAAACATGTTTACGGAAAATGTAAGTACCACATTACGTTCTCATACATTATCTTTCACATTTacttctttctctccttttttattGGAATCTACAGTCACTGTTCATGATGTATTACTGCAGGAATGCAGGAAAGATCATCCGGAAAATGGACTGCTTCAACTACTTTTTTTCTGATGTACTCCttgtgtaaagaaatataagaccttttagatcactgatctaaaaggtcttatatttctttatagaggagTACTATCTAATGTAATTTCTTTTCTGATAGTGGCATTGAATAGTTCACAGTTTTGATGGCCTCTTGATTCATGCCATTAATAGTTTTTTTCCACAAACCAATGATGGTTTTCAGTATAAACTTTCCAAAATCCAAAATCCCTTCCACGTACTGGTCAATTTCTGAAAATTGACCCAAAAAAATTCCAGTGTGTTTCTCTGGTTTAACTCTTTCTTATACTGTTTTTAGAAGCTATGATGAAAAAGAAGTAACCATTCTAAATCCTCTTATGGTCTTCTATGTAAAAGCATCACAAGGTTActcagtactactccctccgtccggaaatacttgtcggagaaatgaatgtatctagacgtattttagttctagatgcatccatttttatctatttctccgacgagtatttctggacggagggagtattatttagtTCTGGGTTTTCCAGGATGTAAATTCCTTCACTGCATGTATATACACTTTGTGAGTTTTTAATAGTTTGTAAGGGGAATTTCAGGCAAAAGAattcattattattattttagtGATTTTCATTTCCTAATATTTGGCTTTATTCATGTTTTTGAACATGAAAGATCTTCTTGGTGATACCTTAAATTTT
Proteins encoded:
- the LOC123099516 gene encoding uncharacterized protein, producing MATEGMLHGGVIPFSSSPGSPRSSVPFKVQHETERNTEHPRVESGSRVLQSLDQNILAQPTRPSSVLLRASSIPQPDGSSDCAQNCVSGTSQLVVPGWNKRNIGVEGPDSRVTPSKMSAIEERLLQLKDRTGDAIFEPTAGTTFDSSQEAYDFYNLYSGSVDLASVAQKVAPTQTNTGACMNSVLMRGQAQKGECIILQD